A single region of the Garra rufa chromosome 20, GarRuf1.0, whole genome shotgun sequence genome encodes:
- the LOC141293294 gene encoding metalloproteinase inhibitor 3-like has protein sequence MGIPLSAAVTLGLLFFLSVGLNEQVAEGCECMARHPQQLFCASDIVIRAKITGKKVISTPHGLTAYSVKTIKTYKSVNKKPIRYIYSHQTSCEVTLENDEYLLSGNVEDGMIFIDLCNLVKHWNHVSSFEKRYLSIYQRGCDCEISPCTGASCWIKMLQKKCLMRVKDLFIIDDEEALQSICLQSSDGFCRWNKPR, from the exons ATGGGCATCCCGCTGTCTGCCGCTGTGACTCTAGGGTTGCTGTTCTTCCTGTCTGTGGGACTGAACGAGCAGGTGGCCGAGGGCTGCGAGTGTATGGCAAGACACCCTCAACAGCTGTTCTGTGCGTCTGACATAG TGATTCGAGCTAAGATCACTGGAAAGAAGGTGATCAGCACTCCGCATGGATTGACTGCATACAGTGTCAAAACAATCAAG ACGTATAAGAGTGTCAACAAAAAGCCAATTCGGTACATCTACTCACATCAGACTTCATGTGAAGTCACTCTGGAAAATGATGAGTATCTGCTGTCAg GAAATGTCGAGGATGGAATGATCTTCATTGATTTATGTAACCTTGTGAAGCATTGGAACCATGTCTCCTCATTTGAAAAGCGGTACCTCAGCATATATCAGAGAGGCTGTGACTGTGAG ATATCACCCTGTACTGGAGCGTCCTGTTGGATCAAAATGCTTCAAAAAAAATGTCTGATGAGAGTCAAAGATTTATTCATTATTGATGATGAAGAGGCTCTTCAGTCTATTTGCCTGCAAAGCAGCGACGGCTTCTGCAGATGGAATAAACCTCGTTGA
- the LOC141294126 gene encoding metalloproteinase inhibitor 2-like, whose product MSAAGTLVLLFFLSVGLNKQVAEGCSCAPGHPQQLFCMSDIVIRAEVTGEKIIHNDENIPGMGKIQYEIQVIKVFKGFDRIKEIQHVYTNEMSSMCGTRLGCGQYLLSGSITPEGFFVSMCDFLELWDRLSLMQKKNLKYRYLMGCNCMISICTEKSCQPSTKNECILTNWSSLWPFEYGEPVHESACIRHSDGSCGWYGGIGKPSENDTMDVSDV is encoded by the exons ATGTCTGCTGCTGGGACTCTAGTGCTGCTGTTCTTCTTGTCTGTGGGACTGAACAAGCAGGTGGCCGAGGGCTGCAGCTGTGCTCCAGGACACCCTCAACAGCTGTTCTGCATGTCTGACATAG TGATACGAGCTGAGGTAACTGGGGAGAAGATCATACACAACGATGAAAATATACCTGGCATGGGAAAAATTCAATATGAAATCCAAGTGATAAAG GTGTTCAAGGGATTTGACAGAATAAAGGAAATTCAACATGTCTATACGAATGAGATGTCTTCAATGTGCGGGACCAGGCTTGGTTGTGGACAGTATCTGCTTTCAG GAAGCATCACGCCTGAGGGATTCTTCGTTTCAATGTGCGACTTTCTTGAGCTCTGGGACAGACTCTCCTTAATGCAAAAAAAGAACCTCAAATACAGATATCTGATGGGCTGTAACTGCATG ATCTCTATCTGCACCGAAAAGTCCTGTCAACCCAGCACAAAAAATGAGTGTATACTGACAAACTGGTCATCTTTATGGCCATTTGAGTATGGAGAACCAGTTCATGAGTCTGCCTGCATCAGACACAGCGATGGCTCCTGCGGCTGGTATGGAGGAATTGGCAAACCTTCTGAAAATGACACCATGGACGTGTCTGATGTCTGA